One genomic region from Stackebrandtia nassauensis DSM 44728 encodes:
- a CDS encoding ABC transporter substrate-binding protein, with translation MQVTTQVKRLAALSALSLLAACGGQGGAADVKEDGTLSFKVAVTEADLTTVPVLAAVDALKKDGHDVEIVELAEPELAIEGLAKGEYAISAEATSPALNAIQQDAPIKIIADVVGNQWALYGKPGVTSCDDLDDRPFGIFSEGAVATAMAKEWVSGECGKGKEPKYLTIGDSGARTQALIAGEIDATPLEIADTVALEESGKFPKIVDFAEATPDMHPQTVYANSEFLTQHKDVSQDFVTALVEQHEKINTKDGYLAKLAKKYLPDEKDAELKEIAKRYVESGLFDAGALTEKNVQKTIDFFERAGVIEKGLTTKDAADLSFIKEAA, from the coding sequence GTGCAGGTAACGACACAGGTGAAGCGGCTCGCCGCCCTGTCGGCGCTGAGTCTGTTGGCCGCGTGCGGCGGCCAGGGCGGCGCCGCCGACGTCAAGGAGGACGGCACGTTGTCGTTCAAGGTGGCGGTCACCGAAGCCGACCTCACGACGGTGCCGGTGCTGGCCGCCGTCGACGCGCTCAAGAAGGACGGTCACGACGTCGAGATCGTAGAGCTGGCCGAACCGGAGCTGGCCATCGAGGGACTGGCCAAAGGGGAGTACGCGATCTCGGCGGAGGCGACCAGTCCGGCCCTGAACGCGATCCAGCAGGACGCGCCGATCAAGATCATCGCCGACGTGGTCGGCAACCAGTGGGCGCTGTACGGCAAGCCCGGCGTCACGTCCTGTGACGATCTCGACGACCGTCCCTTCGGGATCTTCAGCGAGGGCGCGGTGGCCACCGCCATGGCCAAGGAATGGGTGTCGGGCGAGTGCGGCAAGGGAAAGGAGCCGAAGTACCTGACCATCGGTGATTCCGGGGCCCGTACCCAGGCCCTGATCGCCGGGGAGATCGACGCGACCCCGCTGGAGATCGCTGACACGGTGGCGCTCGAGGAGTCCGGGAAGTTCCCCAAGATCGTCGACTTCGCCGAGGCCACCCCTGACATGCACCCGCAGACGGTGTATGCCAACTCGGAGTTCCTCACCCAGCACAAGGACGTGTCACAGGACTTCGTGACCGCCCTTGTGGAACAGCACGAGAAGATCAACACGAAGGACGGTTACCTGGCGAAGCTGGCCAAGAAGTACCTGCCCGACGAGAAGGACGCCGAGCTCAAGGAGATCGCCAAGCGGTACGTGGAGTCGGGACTGTTCGACGCGGGCGCGCTGACCGAGAAGAACGTCCAGAAGACCATCGACTTCTTCGAGCGGGCCGGGGTCATCGAAAAGGGACTGACCACGAAGGACGCCGCCGACCTGTCGTTCATCAAGGAAGCGGCATGA
- a CDS encoding branched-chain amino acid ABC transporter permease, with protein MLQQLANGLFSGAIYALFAIGFTLVFGILRHLNLAHAAIYTAGALIGIELVEGQGLPLWLAFPLAILAGTALGLILERSAFRPLAGRRDEHFAGLISSVAFGGMLIALLQARFGSEPRSFSQSAFPNEILTIAGVTVSLAQLLTLGLALALMLGLAWLLSKSALGRAMRAVAENPRAARVLGINVEGVTAGTYALSSALGSCAGVLMALNVGQGDLRMGLSIELTGFAVIILGGLGSLWGAMAAGLLLGFAEAFTVHLIDSTWKNVVAFVLLFVILLTRPQGLFGQVKTREV; from the coding sequence ATGTTGCAGCAACTCGCCAACGGGTTGTTCTCCGGCGCGATCTACGCCCTGTTCGCGATCGGCTTCACATTGGTGTTCGGGATCCTGCGGCACCTCAACCTGGCGCACGCCGCCATCTACACCGCCGGTGCCCTGATCGGCATCGAACTCGTCGAGGGCCAGGGTCTGCCGCTGTGGCTGGCCTTCCCGCTGGCGATCCTGGCCGGGACGGCGCTCGGCCTGATCCTGGAACGCTCGGCGTTTCGGCCGCTGGCCGGGCGTCGCGACGAACACTTCGCCGGACTCATCTCCTCCGTCGCCTTCGGAGGGATGCTGATCGCGCTGTTGCAGGCCCGGTTCGGTTCCGAGCCGCGCAGCTTCTCGCAGTCGGCGTTCCCCAACGAGATCCTCACGATCGCGGGGGTGACCGTCAGCCTGGCCCAGCTGCTCACCCTCGGACTCGCCCTGGCACTCATGCTGGGCCTGGCCTGGCTGCTGTCGAAGTCCGCGCTGGGCCGCGCGATGCGGGCGGTGGCCGAGAACCCCCGCGCCGCCCGGGTGCTCGGCATCAATGTGGAGGGTGTCACCGCCGGAACCTACGCGCTGTCTTCAGCGCTGGGTTCGTGCGCCGGAGTGCTGATGGCGCTCAACGTCGGCCAGGGCGACCTGCGCATGGGGCTGTCCATCGAGCTGACCGGCTTCGCCGTCATCATCCTGGGCGGCCTGGGTTCACTGTGGGGAGCCATGGCGGCGGGCCTGCTGCTCGGCTTCGCCGAGGCGTTCACGGTGCACCTCATCGACTCCACCTGGAAGAACGTCGTCGCCTTCGTCCTGCTGTTCGTGATTCTGCTGACGCGACCCCAGGGCCTGTTCGGACAAGTCAAGACCCGGGAGGTTTGA
- a CDS encoding ABC transporter substrate-binding protein has translation MRIRIASATAIVAATLLLTGCVESSTGNDKAEGNLVGKGEGAKCQIEDPVKVGAVFSLTEAAAFAGTYQKEGLELAFKELNKKDGVEYELIQEDDKTDVKASLAAFEKLIDREKVSAIVGPTLSNLAFKTYQDAEQAGVPALGVSTTAEGIPDIGDYIFRNSLPEQYALAASIPAAKDALDLKKVAVLHDEQDEFTASAYKTMKETLKEAEIDIVADEQFQTTDTEFRSQLTNVKSAKPDALVLSALPGATIPLVKQARELGIDAPIVGGNAFNSPVLIKQLEDAAEGLIVGGAWSAKTETPGNAEFIKAYKKAYDKDPDQFAAQAYTAGFLIDEAVRTDCDGNRDAIKDNLGQILKFDTVLGKLSLDETGEVHQEPVVQIVEDGKLTPLKKK, from the coding sequence ATGCGTATTCGAATCGCTTCTGCCACGGCCATTGTGGCCGCGACACTGCTGTTGACGGGCTGCGTGGAAAGCAGTACCGGAAACGATAAAGCGGAAGGCAATCTCGTAGGCAAGGGCGAAGGCGCGAAATGCCAGATCGAGGATCCCGTCAAAGTGGGCGCTGTATTCAGTCTCACCGAGGCGGCTGCCTTCGCCGGCACATACCAGAAAGAGGGCCTGGAACTGGCCTTCAAAGAACTGAACAAAAAGGATGGGGTCGAATACGAACTCATCCAGGAAGACGACAAGACGGACGTCAAGGCGAGCCTCGCCGCTTTCGAGAAGCTCATCGACCGTGAGAAGGTAAGCGCGATCGTCGGCCCCACACTGTCCAACTTGGCCTTCAAGACCTATCAGGACGCCGAGCAGGCGGGCGTCCCCGCCCTCGGAGTGTCCACCACCGCCGAAGGCATCCCCGACATCGGTGACTACATCTTCCGGAATTCGCTGCCCGAGCAGTACGCCCTCGCCGCCAGCATCCCCGCGGCGAAGGACGCGCTCGACCTCAAAAAGGTCGCCGTCCTCCACGACGAGCAGGACGAATTCACCGCCTCGGCCTACAAGACCATGAAGGAAACCCTCAAAGAGGCGGAGATCGACATCGTCGCCGACGAGCAGTTCCAGACCACCGACACCGAATTCCGGTCGCAACTGACCAACGTCAAGAGCGCCAAACCCGACGCGCTCGTCCTGTCCGCCCTGCCCGGTGCCACCATCCCGCTGGTCAAACAGGCCCGCGAACTCGGCATCGACGCACCCATCGTGGGCGGAAACGCCTTCAACTCGCCCGTGCTGATCAAGCAGCTCGAGGACGCCGCCGAGGGACTCATCGTCGGTGGCGCCTGGAGTGCCAAGACCGAGACCCCCGGCAACGCCGAATTCATCAAGGCCTACAAGAAGGCCTACGACAAGGATCCCGACCAGTTCGCCGCCCAGGCGTACACCGCCGGATTCCTCATCGATGAGGCCGTGCGCACCGACTGCGACGGCAACCGGGACGCCATAAAGGACAATCTCGGCCAGATCCTGAAGTTCGACACCGTCCTGGGCAAGCTGTCCCTGGACGAGACCGGCGAGGTCCACCAGGAACCGGTCGTCCAGATCGTCGAGGACGGCAAGCTCACCCCGCTCAAGAAGAAATAG
- a CDS encoding ABC transporter ATP-binding protein — protein sequence MIEIRGLTKSFTGQDGGVVEALRDVDLDVAENEFLTVLGPSGCGKTTLLKIVAGLITPDGGRISIHGEPVRGPGEDRAMVFQNFALLPWATVLDNVAFGLKMRGTGKAEREERARELIATVGLSGFETKRPGELSGGMQQRVGIARALAVRPRVLLMDEPFGAVDEQTRRLLQEELLSIWEESRLTVVFITHSMEEAVLLGDRVVLMSARPGQVSEIVPVPLERPRSSDVGGLERSPEYAELSAYLWDRLRGMHAEHRPAKVDA from the coding sequence ATGATCGAGATCCGAGGACTGACCAAGAGTTTCACCGGCCAGGACGGTGGCGTCGTGGAGGCGCTGCGCGACGTCGACCTGGACGTGGCCGAGAACGAGTTCCTGACCGTGCTGGGCCCCAGCGGCTGCGGCAAGACCACGCTGCTGAAGATCGTCGCCGGGCTCATCACCCCCGACGGCGGCCGGATCAGCATCCACGGCGAACCGGTGCGCGGCCCCGGCGAGGACCGCGCCATGGTCTTCCAGAACTTCGCGCTGCTGCCGTGGGCCACCGTGCTCGACAATGTCGCGTTCGGACTGAAGATGCGCGGAACCGGTAAGGCCGAACGGGAGGAGCGGGCCCGGGAGCTGATCGCCACCGTGGGGCTGTCCGGGTTCGAGACCAAACGGCCCGGCGAGCTGTCCGGCGGCATGCAGCAGCGGGTCGGCATCGCCCGGGCGCTGGCGGTGCGGCCCCGGGTGCTGCTGATGGACGAGCCCTTCGGTGCCGTCGACGAGCAGACCCGGCGGCTGTTGCAGGAGGAGCTGCTGTCCATTTGGGAGGAGAGCCGGCTGACGGTCGTGTTCATCACCCACAGCATGGAGGAGGCGGTGCTGCTGGGCGACCGGGTGGTGCTGATGAGCGCGCGGCCCGGCCAGGTGTCCGAGATCGTGCCGGTGCCGTTGGAGCGTCCCCGTTCCAGTGACGTCGGCGGGCTGGAGCGTTCGCCCGAGTACGCCGAACTGTCGGCGTACCTGTGGGACCGGCTGCGCGGCATGCACGCCGAACACCGTCCGGCCAAGGTGGACGCATGA
- a CDS encoding LacI family DNA-binding transcriptional regulator — MSSLTEVAEAAGVSVSTASRVLTGSKHPIAAATRAKVLAAAEQLGYSPSALAQALVSRRSRLLGVLVSDIVNPYFSVIARGIDDMASRSGYVTMLSHVDRRTSTEIDRLRAMRDYSAAGVIIAGSGFVDDPEATKLAEAVAQAREQGVNMVCLAPRDLGCPTISADATAAAHEITDHLIALGHRRIAFIEGPSGMIASQQRRQGFDDCMKAAGLSDLARHQPGGFDFEAGHAATMRLIARQPLPEAILAANDEAAVGALNALRQAGIDTPGEVSVAGINDLPVAQFVGLTTVSLPLYEMGAMAARRIIEGADGGEKTTILSHRLIPRDTTARRPS, encoded by the coding sequence GTGAGTTCATTGACCGAGGTCGCCGAGGCCGCCGGGGTGTCCGTGTCCACCGCCTCGCGCGTCCTCACCGGCTCCAAGCATCCGATCGCGGCCGCCACCCGCGCCAAGGTCCTGGCCGCCGCCGAACAGCTCGGCTACTCCCCCAGCGCGCTGGCGCAGGCGCTGGTCTCACGCCGCAGCCGACTGCTCGGCGTCCTGGTCAGCGACATCGTCAACCCCTACTTCTCGGTCATCGCCCGCGGCATCGACGACATGGCCAGCCGGTCCGGCTACGTCACCATGCTGTCCCATGTCGACAGACGCACCAGCACCGAGATCGACCGGCTGCGGGCCATGCGCGACTACAGCGCCGCCGGGGTGATCATCGCCGGTAGCGGTTTCGTGGACGATCCCGAGGCGACCAAACTCGCCGAGGCGGTGGCGCAGGCCCGCGAGCAGGGCGTCAACATGGTCTGCCTGGCGCCGCGCGACCTGGGCTGCCCGACCATCTCCGCCGACGCCACCGCCGCCGCCCACGAGATCACCGATCACCTGATCGCGTTGGGGCACCGGCGGATCGCGTTCATCGAGGGGCCGTCCGGCATGATCGCCTCCCAACAGCGCCGCCAGGGCTTCGACGACTGCATGAAGGCCGCGGGACTGTCCGATCTGGCCCGCCACCAGCCCGGTGGTTTCGACTTCGAGGCGGGGCACGCCGCCACCATGCGCCTCATCGCCCGGCAGCCGTTGCCCGAGGCCATCCTGGCCGCCAACGACGAGGCCGCCGTCGGGGCGCTCAATGCCTTGCGGCAGGCGGGAATCGACACCCCCGGCGAGGTCTCGGTCGCGGGGATCAACGACCTGCCGGTGGCCCAGTTCGTCGGCCTGACGACGGTGAGCCTGCCGCTGTACGAGATGGGCGCGATGGCGGCCCGGCGCATCATCGAAGGTGCCGACGGCGGCGAGAAGACGACCATCCTGAGCCACCGGCTGATACCGCGCGACACGACGGCCCGTCGGCCCTCGTAG
- a CDS encoding amidohydrolase family protein translates to MKIDAYSHILPAPYFERMRQLVANPGMFKRWLELPALHDIDVRLRMMEEFGDDYQQVLTLSSPPIEVLATPEQSPGLARLANESMLELCQKYPERFPAFVASLPMNNPDAVFEELDYAIDELGARGVQVFTNVNGKPLDEPEYLEIFERMAQRDLPVWMHPARGPGHADYLTESTSKYEIWWALGWPYETSVAMSRLVFSGILERYPDLKIITHHMGAMIPSLEGRIGLGWSDQLGSRTAEVDYAKLREERLPLPLVDYFRRFYADTALSGSAIGVRCGLDFFGAERVLFGSDCPFDPQGGPMYIREIIRVVDELDITDAERECVYHRNVRGLMRL, encoded by the coding sequence ATGAAGATCGACGCCTACAGCCATATCCTGCCCGCGCCGTACTTCGAGCGGATGCGCCAGCTCGTGGCGAATCCGGGAATGTTCAAACGCTGGCTGGAACTGCCCGCGCTGCATGACATCGACGTGCGACTGCGGATGATGGAGGAGTTCGGCGACGACTACCAGCAGGTGCTCACGCTGTCCTCGCCACCCATCGAGGTACTGGCGACACCCGAACAGTCTCCCGGACTGGCGCGGCTGGCCAACGAGTCGATGCTGGAGCTGTGCCAGAAGTACCCCGAACGGTTTCCGGCCTTCGTGGCCTCGCTGCCGATGAACAATCCCGACGCCGTCTTCGAGGAGCTGGACTACGCCATCGACGAACTGGGCGCCCGGGGCGTGCAGGTGTTCACCAACGTGAACGGGAAACCGTTGGACGAACCGGAATACCTGGAGATCTTCGAGCGGATGGCCCAGCGCGACCTTCCGGTGTGGATGCACCCCGCGCGCGGCCCCGGTCACGCCGACTATCTCACCGAGTCCACGTCCAAGTACGAGATCTGGTGGGCGTTGGGCTGGCCGTACGAGACCAGTGTGGCCATGTCCCGTCTGGTGTTCTCGGGAATTCTGGAACGGTATCCGGATCTGAAGATCATCACCCACCACATGGGAGCGATGATTCCGTCCCTTGAGGGCAGGATTGGGCTAGGGTGGAGCGATCAGCTCGGCAGCCGAACCGCCGAAGTGGACTACGCGAAGTTGCGCGAGGAACGGCTGCCACTGCCGCTTGTGGACTACTTCCGGCGCTTCTACGCCGACACCGCGCTGTCGGGATCCGCGATCGGAGTGCGCTGCGGTCTCGATTTCTTCGGCGCCGAAAGGGTTCTGTTCGGCAGTGACTGTCCATTCGATCCACAGGGTGGCCCGATGTACATCCGCGAGATCATCCGCGTCGTCGACGAGCTCGACATCACCGACGCGGAACGGGAATGCGTTTACCATCGCAACGTCCGCGGACTGATGCGGCTGTAA
- a CDS encoding ABC transporter permease — MSVATTNQRRRRRIRDANLPYQLATLVVFAAAWEIYARVSGGLLIPSFTETAVATVELLGTAELWRAVYVSNQALVLGFGAAVVIGIPVGILLGRFRLLERYLDVYLNILLITPMAAIIPLLVMSVGFGLASRVILVAVFAIVMVVVNARTGVRQVDPALIEMARSFGASERQIWTRILLPGALPAIMTGIRLGIGRAITGMVIVELLMVSTALGGLILEYRGLFKAPLLYGTIVIILAEAILLISVARWGERKLTRWAETTTARSAK; from the coding sequence ATGAGCGTCGCGACCACGAACCAACGGCGACGGCGGCGGATCCGCGACGCCAACCTGCCGTACCAGCTGGCGACCCTCGTGGTCTTCGCCGCGGCCTGGGAGATCTACGCCCGGGTCTCCGGCGGCCTGCTGATCCCCAGTTTCACCGAGACCGCCGTGGCGACGGTGGAACTGCTGGGCACCGCCGAGCTGTGGCGGGCGGTGTACGTCAGCAACCAGGCGCTGGTGCTGGGCTTCGGCGCGGCCGTCGTCATCGGGATTCCGGTGGGGATCCTGCTGGGCCGGTTCCGGTTGCTGGAGCGGTATCTGGACGTGTACCTCAACATCCTGCTGATCACCCCGATGGCCGCGATCATCCCGCTGCTGGTGATGTCCGTCGGGTTCGGACTGGCATCCCGGGTCATCCTGGTGGCGGTGTTCGCGATCGTGATGGTCGTCGTCAACGCCCGCACCGGGGTGCGGCAGGTGGACCCGGCGCTGATCGAGATGGCCCGTTCCTTCGGTGCCTCGGAACGGCAGATCTGGACCCGGATCCTGTTGCCCGGCGCGCTTCCGGCGATCATGACCGGAATCCGGCTCGGCATCGGACGGGCGATCACCGGGATGGTGATCGTCGAGCTGCTCATGGTCTCCACCGCCCTGGGTGGACTGATCCTGGAGTACCGCGGCCTGTTCAAGGCGCCGCTTCTGTACGGCACCATCGTCATCATCCTCGCGGAGGCCATCCTGCTGATCTCCGTCGCGCGATGGGGCGAACGCAAGTTGACCCGGTGGGCTGAGACGACTACGGCGAGGAGTGCGAAATGA
- a CDS encoding ABC transporter permease translates to MSTLAIRPRRRVPWARLLATPLSLAIGALAWEIVGQAASVRFFPPLSAVLARLAEMVGNGQILANLGDSLVNLVLGFGISLVGGLVIGAAMGRYRKVEAALGVYVYALLTAPSLVFAPIFFSLLGEGRASIVAVVVTYAMFVIVINTASAMRSVPGHLIEMARSYGASEWQILTRIMLPAATPMIMAGVRLGVGRAVIGMINGEMFIAVVGLGRVVTQAGGRFDGAGVLAVLLVIIAVALAAVGLVQAVDRRLTRWVPQTSKGKS, encoded by the coding sequence ATGAGTACGCTCGCGATCCGGCCGCGACGGCGGGTGCCGTGGGCGCGGCTGCTGGCCACCCCGCTGAGTCTCGCGATCGGGGCATTGGCCTGGGAGATCGTCGGACAGGCCGCAAGCGTCCGGTTCTTCCCGCCGTTGAGCGCGGTGCTGGCCCGGCTGGCCGAGATGGTCGGCAATGGACAGATCCTCGCCAATCTGGGCGACAGCCTCGTCAACCTGGTGCTGGGCTTCGGGATCTCGCTGGTGGGCGGGCTGGTCATCGGCGCCGCCATGGGCCGCTACCGCAAAGTGGAGGCGGCGCTGGGCGTCTACGTCTACGCGCTGCTCACCGCGCCGTCGCTGGTGTTCGCGCCGATCTTCTTCTCGCTGCTGGGCGAGGGACGGGCGTCCATCGTCGCGGTGGTGGTGACCTACGCGATGTTCGTCATCGTCATCAACACCGCCTCGGCGATGCGCTCGGTGCCCGGCCACCTGATCGAGATGGCCCGCTCCTACGGGGCCAGCGAATGGCAGATCCTCACACGGATCATGCTTCCGGCCGCCACCCCGATGATCATGGCCGGAGTCAGGCTCGGCGTCGGCCGGGCCGTCATCGGCATGATCAACGGCGAGATGTTCATCGCCGTCGTCGGTCTGGGCCGGGTCGTCACCCAGGCGGGCGGACGCTTCGACGGCGCCGGGGTGCTGGCGGTGCTGCTGGTCATCATCGCCGTCGCCCTGGCCGCGGTCGGCCTGGTACAGGCCGTCGACCGCCGCCTCACCCGCTGGGTTCCCCAGACCTCGAAAGGAAAGTCATGA
- a CDS encoding NAD(P)H-binding protein, with amino-acid sequence MILVTGATGNVGRPLVKALRDSGAEVRAMTRDPAAARLGEGVDVVWADPSRLDTVADLLDGVTSVFVNSAALGDSVGDFAELARERGVRRLVGLSAFNIEQDRSLQPSRFFGHRNAETEAAVESSGLEWVSLRPAVFAGPAHVVLWGPQLAVGDVVTGPYADFVETLVDPRDVAEVAAHALLTDDLLGRKPVLTGPDYLSHAELVTILGKVLDRPLRYREIGLEPAAELIAASGLPSAMVASLIARYAVFNGRPPQPSITHEVPDILGRPARSFERWARDHAAVFGN; translated from the coding sequence ATGATTCTCGTCACCGGAGCCACCGGAAACGTCGGCCGACCGCTGGTGAAAGCGCTGCGCGACAGCGGTGCCGAAGTGCGGGCGATGACCCGCGATCCCGCCGCGGCCCGGCTTGGCGAAGGCGTCGACGTGGTGTGGGCCGATCCGTCCCGTCTGGACACCGTCGCCGATCTCCTGGACGGCGTGACGTCGGTGTTCGTCAACTCCGCCGCGCTGGGCGACTCGGTCGGCGACTTCGCCGAGCTGGCCCGTGAACGCGGGGTGCGGCGGCTGGTCGGACTGTCGGCGTTCAACATCGAGCAGGACCGGTCGCTGCAACCGTCCCGGTTCTTCGGTCACCGCAACGCCGAGACCGAGGCGGCGGTGGAGTCCAGCGGCCTGGAGTGGGTGAGCCTGCGACCGGCGGTGTTCGCCGGTCCCGCCCACGTCGTGCTGTGGGGCCCGCAGCTGGCGGTCGGCGACGTGGTGACGGGACCGTACGCCGACTTCGTCGAGACGCTCGTCGACCCGCGCGACGTGGCCGAGGTGGCCGCGCACGCGCTGCTGACCGACGACCTGCTGGGTCGCAAACCGGTGCTGACCGGCCCGGACTACCTCAGCCACGCCGAACTGGTCACGATCCTCGGCAAGGTCCTGGACCGGCCGCTGCGCTACCGCGAGATCGGCCTGGAACCGGCGGCGGAGCTCATCGCCGCGTCCGGGCTGCCGTCGGCGATGGTGGCGTCGCTCATCGCCCGGTACGCCGTCTTCAACGGTCGGCCGCCGCAGCCGTCGATCACCCACGAGGTGCCCGACATCCTGGGCCGCCCGGCCCGAAGCTTCGAGCGGTGGGCCCGGGACCACGCGGCGGTCTTCGGCAACTAG